One Candidatus Krumholzibacteriia bacterium genomic window, TCGCGCGAATACACGGCGATCTTGGAGCGGCCGCCCGCCTCGCGGGCGATGCTCTTGATCTCGATCAGGCCCTCGTAGATCTCCGGCACTTCCTGCGTGAACAGCACCTTGAGCATCTCGGGGCTGGTGCGCGACAGCGTGATCATGGGCCCCTTGGCTTCCTTGTCGACCTTCATGATGACGGCACGGATGGAAGAACCCTGGTTGTAGCGCTCGCGGCGGATCTGGTCCTTCTTGGGCATGAACGCCTCGGCGTTGCCCAGGTTGACCAGGATGCCGGTGCGGTCGATCTGCTGCACACTGCCGGAAACGATCTCGCCGGTGCGGTCCTTGTATTCCTCGAAGACGCGGTCGCGCTCGAACTCGCGGATCTTCTGCATGAGGATCTGCTTGGTGACCTGGATGGCGTTGCGGCCGAACTCCTCGAAGGGGAGGTTGATTTCGATCACGTCGCCCACTTCCGCACCGTCGGCGTACTCCTGGGCGTCTTCGACGGAAATCTGCAGACTGTCGTCCTCGACTTCCTTCACCACGTGCTGCACGAGGAACAACTCGATGCCGCCGTGTCCATCCTCGTCGATGCGAACCTCCGCGGTGGGGCCGTACTTGCGGCGAACCGCGGAGGCAAAACCCTGGGTCAGCGTGTCCAGGAGGGTCGCCCGGTCAAGCCTGCGCTCGCGAATGAGCTGGTTGAACGCTTCTGCAAAATGGATGCTCATCTACTCTTCACCTCTGCGCCACGCCGCGCGCGACGGACGCCGGTCCTTTTCTCGCTTCTTGTCGATCTTGTATTCCTGATTGACGAGGTTGGCGCGCGCCACCTCATGGAGTGCGAGCGAAATCTCTCCGCCGTCGATATCGAGGGTCAGAACTCCGTTTATACAGGAACGGATGGTGCCTGTATACGTGATTCTCCCCTCGCCGGGGCGCTCCACGACCACTTTGGCCTCCTGGCCGGCGAAGCGCTGGTAGTGCTCCTCCCTGACCAGGGGGCGGTTGCTGCCCGGCGAGGACACCTCGAGCAGGTAGCGGCCGGGAAACGGTTCGTCCCGCTCCAGCATCATGGCGATGGTGCGGCTCGCAAAGGAACACTCGCCCACGGTCACCCCGCCGGGTTTGTCGATGAAAATACGCAGGATGGGGCTGCGCGCGCCGCCCACCACCTCGAGCTTGACGCACTCGAAACCGAGCAGTTCGAGCTCCGGCGCGATCACCTTTTCCAGTTCCGCTTCTTTCATGATCCGACCGGGGATTCCGGTCCGCGGCGGGCAACAAAAAAGTGGGCAGACCACCCGCCCACTCGGTCGCTCACAACACTCATCGGCAACGTACCACAAAAGTGGCCACAGGCGCAAGGGGCGCCACAGGAGGGGGTTGACCGCCCCCCGGGTCCGGGGGCGGGCTCAGCGGGCGGGGTAGCTGAAGTCGTAAATGATGCTCTGGAGCAGGGTTCCGACGTCGGCCACGCGGGCGGCGTCCACCTGGTCGAGGTCGTCCCCCAGCGTGTGCCAGGCGCCGTAGCCGTAGCCGAACAGGTCGATGGCGGGATAGCCCGCCTGCAGCAGCGGCACGTGGTCGTCGTAGACGGGGGTTCCCTCGACCGGCTCGAAGTAGTCCAGGCCCAGCGCGGCCGCGCGCCCGAACACGAAATCCACCAGGGCGGGCGCGCGCTGGCGCGAGAAGCCCTCCTGCTGCACGCGCGTGCCGCGGCCTCCCACCATGTCCAGCAGGATCGCCGCCACCGGCCGGTACCCGGCGGCGCGCGCCACGAAGCCCTGCGAGCCCAGCAGGTAGTACTGCAGGTCGCCCTCCTTGCCGTAGTCCTCCCCGTCGAAGAGCACCACGTCCACCCCGATGTCCGCGGGCAGCCGTGCGCCCACCACACGGGCCACCTCCAGCAGGATGCCCGTCGACACCGCACCGTCCACCGCGCCGGGGATGGGCGTGGTCCACAGGGTGGAGTCGGCTTCCTGGTCGGCCCAGGGGCGCGAGTCGTAGTGCGCGGCGAGCATGAGGCGGCGTCCGCGGTCGGGCGCGAAGCTGCCCATGATGTTGATGAGCCGCAGGCGGCCGGGCCGGTAGGGGTCGTCGACCTCGAAGGCCTGCAACGACACGCTGGCCCCGTGGCGCTCCAGGGTGCGCGCGAGGTAGCGCGCGGCCGCATCGCGCGCCGGGCTGCCGGGCACGCGCGGGCCCAGCGCCACCTGGTGCTCCACGTGCACCAGCGCGCTGTCGGCGGAGAAGGCGGGGACCTCCTTCGCCGCGCAACCACCCGCCAGCAGGCCAGCGGCCACCAGGCCGGCGGCCGGCAGTGCAACCACAAACACACGCGGCATGTTCAATGCGTCCCCCATTGCGATCAGAAGTTGATGACCGCCGAAATGCCCAGGCGCAAGGTGGTGATGGTCTGGTCCTGCGCCTCGGCGTAGGCGCGGGTGTAGTCGATGAACGCGCTCCCGTTGATGTTGGTGTTGAACGTGTACGTCACGCGCGGCCCCACCCGGATGTTGGTGGTGGCGGGGATCGGCGTTCCCGTGGTGGCACCCGGGGTGAATCGCTCGCCGCCCGATTTTGAATAGGAAATGTTCAGGGTGGACTCCAACTGGTTCTTGAAACTGATGTCCTTGCCGAACAGACCGATGCTGCCGCCGGCACGGAAGTTCTTCCGGAGGTCCAGTGTAACCGAGAAGCTGTTGGTCACCGTCTTCGATCCGCGTGTTTCGCTGGAATTCTGCGAGCGTGCGACACCCAGCGTCGAGGTCAGGTCGTTCTTCCAGGTGAACAGCAGCGAGGGCGACATGGTGGATGTCTCCGCGATGACCGTGGCCGGCTGCCCCTTGGTGCCGGATTCGTTGTGGGTCTCACGGTAGTCGAGGGTGAGTTCGCCGCCGGCCAGGATGGGCCGCAGCGGCCCGAACTGGTGCAGATTGTCGAACTTGAGCTGCAGGTCGGGCCAGGTGCTGTTGGTGGCGCGCGTCTGGCTCTCGCGGAAGTCGCTGTCGCTGGTGCCGTGCGCATAGCGCGCCTGCAGGTCGATGGTCTGGCCGTTCTGCTTCTCCATCAGCCGCACGCTGCTGCTCACGTTGTAGCTCAACTCCTCGCGACGCGTGTCGGGCGTGTCCAGCGACTCGCCGTCCTTCATCACGCCGCTGGCGGTACTCGCGCCCAGCCGGTAGGCGAGGTCCGGGCGGTCGGGGATGCGCGCGTAGCTCGAGTTGAGCCGGTGCTGCACACTGGCGCTGATGGGCTGGAAGCGGGTGAAGATCCGCCCGAACCCCTTCACCGCGCTGCCCACCCCGGGGCGCGGCCGGGCCGGTTGCTGGGCGGTGGTATCGGCCTCCGCCTCGCCGGTGCCTCCCTGTCCCGCGGGTTGCCCGCCGCCGGACGGCGGCGCGTTGCCGGGCGGCACGGCGGAACCGCCACCGGGCGGCGGTGTCACCGCCGCAGGATCCCACCCCAGCCACTTGTAGAGGGTGGTGACGTGCTTGCTCAGGTCGAAGCGCAGGCGCCCGGTGTCGTTGCGCGACGCGTTGACGTTGCGGGTCCCGCTGGGATCGCCCTCGCGGCGCACGTTGGGACTCGAATCCTCGTTGTAGTTCGACAGCACCTCGACGGTGGGTTCCACCAGGCGCACGATGGGCCAGCGCGGCGCGACGAAGGATACGCGCAGGTTGTTGCTGCGCCCCACCTCCGTACCCACGTTGACCCCCTGCCAGTCGTGCGGCAACCCCAGATCCCGTGAGATGGCCACGCCGAAGTTCGACTCCAGCGAACGGAACGGGTTGTAGCGAATATTGCCCTGGTTACGCAGCGACGCGTTGTACTGGTAGGGTTCCCTGCGGAACTCCCCGGTTCGCAGGGTCCAGCGCGTCGAGGTCTGCCGGTTCGCGCTGGACGAAAGGTCGATCGAGTTGAACCACCACCGAATGCGGTTCTTTCCGAACAGCGGGAGGGTCTTGTCGCCCGACCAGGTGAGCTGGTAAGAAACCGAGCCCGCCATGTTGGTGGTGGTGTCGCGCACCGACGGACTGATTCCGCGCTGATCACTGTAGGAAAATGTTGGTTTGATGCGGTCGAAGGTGTAGCGCATCAGGAAGTTCTGCGACTGCACGCGCCGGGTGAGCGAGGTGGTGAACCCGCGCGCGACGCGTTCGGTTCGCAGACTGTCCTGCACCGCCGGATCCTGGATCTCGGTGTCACTGTTGGGGGGATACTTGGGCAGCGAGCGATTGCGCGAGTAGTTGCCCGAGACCGGAATCGAAAACCCCGCCAGGGGCAGGAAGTACTGCAGGTCGGTGCGCGCGTTCAGCCCGAACACGGTCTGGTCCACACCGCTGCCGCGCGTCTGGCGCAGTCCGCGGTAGTCCGCACCGGTGCGAGCCCAGTTGCCACCCAGGCTGATGGCACCGCCCGCCACGCTCAGGTTGGCGCTCACGCGCTCCGAGTGGTCGAAGTCGCGCAGCACGTCGCCCACATAGATGTCGTCCATCCAGATCTCGCCGCTCTGCGGAATCGAGTTGCTGCGGTTGCGCACCCCCGCGTAGAGAAAGCGTACCCCGTTGAGGTTGGGCAGTCCGCGCATCAGCACCGGGTAGACCTTGCTCGGGTCACCAAAGTCGGTGGCTGACCCCGTCACGACGCTGTCGGACGGCTCGAACTTGAGGTTGGTGAGATCCGCGAGCTTGATCTGCACCAGCGCCCAGCCGGTTTCGTTGTAGTACTCGCCGGTGAAGGGCACCTGCACCTCGTAGTAGTTGTCTTCGTTGGTCGCCATGCGGAAGTAGTACTCCACACTGTCGCGCAGCTCGTCGGTGTGGACCCAGAAGTTCAGGTCGCGGTACAGGGTCAGGTTCAGCCCCGCCCCCGCGAAGCGCTTGAGGATGCGCAACTGGGTGCTGTCGGGAAGGTTGGCGTAGCGCACCGCGAGCGACGATTCCTTGTCCGAAATCTGGTTCACCGTGTTGGGGTCCACCGGCGGCTTGTACACGCCCGGGTCGGTCTTGGTGCTGATGGAGCCGATGGCAAAGTCCGCACCGGTGGCGGTCTCCACCCCGTCGTACAGGTTGCGGATCTTGTCCGCCTCCCAGCGGTTGCCCTGGATGGAGAACTCGCACACCTGGAGACGGCGTGCGCCGGTGCCGCTGTCGCGCAAGATCTCGGTGG contains:
- a CDS encoding M28 family peptidase — encoded protein: MPRVFVVALPAAGLVAAGLLAGGCAAKEVPAFSADSALVHVEHQVALGPRVPGSPARDAAARYLARTLERHGASVSLQAFEVDDPYRPGRLRLINIMGSFAPDRGRRLMLAAHYDSRPWADQEADSTLWTTPIPGAVDGAVSTGILLEVARVVGARLPADIGVDVVLFDGEDYGKEGDLQYYLLGSQGFVARAAGYRPVAAILLDMVGGRGTRVQQEGFSRQRAPALVDFVFGRAAALGLDYFEPVEGTPVYDDHVPLLQAGYPAIDLFGYGYGAWHTLGDDLDQVDAARVADVGTLLQSIIYDFSYPAR
- a CDS encoding ribosome maturation factor RimP translates to MKEAELEKVIAPELELLGFECVKLEVVGGARSPILRIFIDKPGGVTVGECSFASRTIAMMLERDEPFPGRYLLEVSSPGSNRPLVREEHYQRFAGQEAKVVVERPGEGRITYTGTIRSCINGVLTLDIDGGEISLALHEVARANLVNQEYKIDKKREKDRRPSRAAWRRGEE